One stretch of Amycolatopsis sp. NBC_00345 DNA includes these proteins:
- a CDS encoding DUF4166 domain-containing protein — protein sequence MTGIFARALGDGFARLHPRMRERLTLSTADGVGMIGHGVMDEIRRGPAYLGPFLRLGASRHILFPEHGRNVPFTIENYPYVDSHGRETVSFVRTFELPRRRRRFDAQMVYAGGRIVDYLGTHQHLAVDLDIRVRPDGGFRIRSGEFRLGEGPLRAVLPPATVGVAQVDEWFDEASGLFRIEVAVVNPRLGLLFGYHGSFAARFVDLTTGVSGAVKPLREKVLD from the coding sequence ATGACCGGCATCTTCGCCCGCGCCCTCGGCGACGGCTTCGCCCGGCTGCACCCGCGGATGCGGGAACGCCTGACACTGTCCACTGCGGACGGTGTCGGAATGATCGGGCACGGCGTGATGGACGAGATCCGCCGCGGCCCGGCGTACCTCGGGCCGTTCCTGCGGCTCGGCGCGAGCCGGCACATCCTGTTCCCCGAGCACGGCCGGAACGTGCCGTTCACCATCGAGAACTACCCGTACGTCGACTCGCACGGACGCGAGACGGTGTCGTTCGTGCGCACCTTCGAGCTGCCCCGGCGACGGCGGCGCTTCGACGCGCAGATGGTCTACGCGGGCGGGCGGATCGTCGACTACCTGGGCACGCACCAGCATCTCGCGGTGGACCTGGACATCCGGGTGCGGCCGGACGGCGGGTTCCGCATCCGCTCCGGCGAGTTCCGGCTGGGCGAGGGCCCGCTGCGCGCGGTGCTGCCGCCCGCGACGGTCGGCGTCGCGCAAGTGGACGAGTGGTTCGACGAGGCGAGCGGGCTGTTCCGCATCGAGGTCGCCGTGGTGAACCCGCGGCTGGGCCTGCTGTTCGGTTACCACGGCTCGTTCGCGGCCCGGTTCGTCGACCTCACGACGGGGGTGAGCGGCGCGGTGAAACCCCTGCGTGAGAAGGTCCTGGACTGA
- a CDS encoding TetR/AcrR family transcriptional regulator: MTSRRSSSSSETKQRLVDGVLETIRHQGITAVSARTVAAAAGTNQALIFYHFGSVEELVAQACIAATEERVAAYRERFESVGTVGELLELGREVHAGERAEGNLAVLAQTLAGAQGGGRLAEATREALDKWVTEVRAALERVLAGSPIVELVDPDGLAHAVSAGFLGLTLFESVDPEGGQRALDALGRLATLVDVVEGLGPVATRAVRARLRKAGRA, from the coding sequence ATGACCAGCCGCCGGAGCTCCAGCTCGTCCGAGACGAAACAACGCCTCGTCGACGGCGTGCTGGAGACCATCCGGCACCAGGGCATCACGGCCGTTTCGGCGCGCACGGTCGCGGCCGCCGCCGGCACGAACCAGGCGCTGATCTTCTACCACTTCGGCAGCGTCGAGGAGCTCGTCGCGCAGGCGTGCATCGCCGCGACTGAGGAACGGGTGGCCGCCTACCGCGAACGCTTCGAGTCCGTCGGCACCGTCGGCGAGCTGCTGGAGCTGGGCCGAGAAGTGCACGCCGGGGAGCGCGCGGAGGGCAATCTCGCGGTGCTGGCGCAGACGCTGGCCGGCGCGCAGGGCGGCGGGCGGCTCGCGGAGGCGACCCGCGAGGCGCTCGACAAGTGGGTGACCGAGGTGCGCGCGGCGCTGGAACGGGTGCTGGCGGGCTCGCCGATCGTCGAGCTGGTCGACCCGGACGGGCTCGCGCACGCCGTGTCCGCCGGGTTCCTCGGGCTGACGCTGTTCGAGTCGGTCGACCCCGAAGGCGGGCAACGGGCGCTCGACGCACTGGGCCGGCTGGCCACGCTGGTGGACGTCGTCGAGGGCCTCGGCCCGGTCGCGACCCGCGCGGTCCGCGCCCGGCTGCGTAAGGCCGGACGCGCGTGA
- the argF gene encoding ornithine carbamoyltransferase, giving the protein MPRHFLRDDDVSPDEQTVLLDLADQLKAEPLGTKALAGKTVAAIFEKNSTRTRFSFEVGISQLGGHPVIVDGRSMQLGREETIEDTSRVLSRYVDAVVWRTFAQKRIDAMASAASIPVINALTDEFHPCQVLTDLMTIRERKGKLAGLTMVYLGDGANNMAHSLLLGGVTAGMHVRVVSPEGFQPDQQVVLDAKHRATPTGGSATVFTDPHAAVDGADVLVTDTWTSMGQENDGLDRIGPFRALQVNTELLKRAADEAIVLHCLPAHRGWEITDEVLDGPASAVWDEAENRLHAQKALLVWLFGQLGR; this is encoded by the coding sequence ATGCCCCGCCACTTCCTCCGCGACGACGACGTCAGCCCCGACGAGCAGACGGTGCTGCTCGACCTCGCCGACCAGCTCAAGGCCGAACCGCTCGGCACCAAGGCGCTGGCCGGCAAGACGGTCGCCGCGATCTTCGAGAAGAACTCCACGCGCACCCGGTTCTCGTTCGAGGTCGGCATCAGCCAGCTCGGCGGGCACCCGGTGATCGTGGACGGCCGCTCGATGCAGCTCGGCCGCGAAGAGACCATCGAGGACACTTCGCGCGTGCTGTCGCGCTACGTCGACGCCGTGGTGTGGCGCACCTTCGCGCAGAAGCGCATCGACGCCATGGCCTCGGCCGCGTCGATCCCGGTCATCAACGCGCTCACCGACGAGTTCCACCCGTGCCAGGTGCTCACCGACCTGATGACCATCCGCGAGCGCAAGGGCAAGCTCGCCGGGCTCACGATGGTCTACCTCGGCGACGGCGCGAACAACATGGCCCACTCGCTGCTGCTCGGCGGGGTCACGGCCGGCATGCACGTGCGGGTCGTCTCGCCCGAGGGCTTCCAGCCCGACCAGCAGGTGGTGCTCGACGCCAAGCACCGCGCCACCCCGACCGGCGGCAGCGCGACGGTGTTCACCGACCCGCACGCCGCGGTCGACGGCGCCGACGTGTTGGTCACCGACACCTGGACGTCCATGGGCCAGGAGAACGACGGCCTCGACCGGATCGGCCCGTTCCGCGCGCTGCAGGTCAACACCGAGCTGCTCAAGCGCGCCGCGGACGAGGCGATCGTGCTGCACTGCCTGCCCGCGCACCGCGGCTGGGAGATCACCGACGAGGTGCTCGACGGCCCGGCCAGCGCCGTGTGGGACGAGGCCGAGAACCGGCTGCACGCGCAGAAGGCGCTGCTCGTCTGGCTGTTCGGGCAGCTGGGCCGATGA
- a CDS encoding DNA-3-methyladenine glycosylase, producing MDRLFRREELALDPVDLAHLLLGAVLEADGPDGTVGVRLVEVEAYRGADDPASHCYRGKTPRNAVMWGPAGYLYVYFVYGMHFCANIVGTEEGQPGAVLLRAGEVVQGLDLVRKRRPDARGTGELAKGPAILTSVLRIDRAENGVDLTDPSSPVRLRVGERVPAEHIRSGPRVGVAMAMDTPWRFWADGSPAVSAYRRGGKRRQARPAG from the coding sequence GTGGATCGGTTGTTCCGGCGCGAGGAACTGGCACTGGACCCGGTCGACCTGGCGCACCTGCTGCTGGGCGCGGTGCTCGAGGCCGACGGGCCCGACGGCACCGTCGGCGTCCGGCTGGTGGAGGTCGAGGCCTATCGCGGGGCCGACGACCCGGCGTCGCACTGCTACCGGGGGAAGACGCCGCGCAACGCCGTGATGTGGGGGCCGGCCGGGTACCTGTACGTGTACTTCGTCTACGGCATGCACTTCTGCGCGAACATCGTCGGCACCGAAGAGGGCCAGCCGGGCGCGGTGCTGCTGCGCGCGGGCGAGGTGGTCCAAGGACTCGACCTGGTGCGGAAACGGCGGCCGGACGCGCGGGGGACCGGCGAGCTGGCCAAGGGCCCGGCGATCCTGACGTCGGTGCTGCGGATCGACCGGGCGGAGAACGGCGTCGACCTCACCGACCCGTCTTCGCCGGTGCGGCTACGCGTGGGGGAGCGGGTGCCCGCCGAGCACATCCGCAGCGGGCCACGCGTCGGCGTCGCGATGGCGATGGACACCCCGTGGCGGTTCTGGGCCGACGGCTCACCCGCCGTCTCGGCCTACCGCCGCGGCGGCAAGCGGCGGCAGGCGCGCCCCGCGGGATAG
- the argJ gene encoding bifunctional glutamate N-acetyltransferase/amino-acid acetyltransferase ArgJ: protein MTVTGPQGFRAAGIAAGIKASGALDLTLVVNDGPLDVAAGVFTRNVIKAAPVLWSQEVLKQRKLKAVVLNSGGANAATGPGGFQDTHATAEKVAEVLGAGAIEVAVCSTGLIGERLPMAAVLSGVDSAVKALDTGLEAGLNAATGVMTTDSKPKQAFAKHADGWSVGGFAKGAGMLAPNLATMLSVITTDAVVDKETLDRALRAATHVTFDRLDVDGGTSTNDTVLVLASGASGAQPAEAELTELLTTVARDLVLQLRADSEGATKDVDITVQGAASEADAEVVARTIAEDNLVKTALFGSDPNWGRIAMALGRAPARIDPETLSITINGVTLFAAGTTAEDRSAADLSGRAVVIVVDLGVGDAAATVYTTDLSHGYVEENSAYSS, encoded by the coding sequence GTGACCGTCACCGGCCCCCAGGGCTTCCGCGCCGCCGGCATCGCCGCCGGCATCAAGGCCTCCGGCGCGCTCGACCTCACGCTGGTCGTCAACGACGGCCCGCTCGACGTCGCCGCCGGCGTCTTCACCCGCAACGTCATCAAGGCCGCGCCCGTGCTGTGGTCGCAGGAAGTGCTGAAGCAGCGCAAGCTCAAGGCCGTCGTGCTCAACTCCGGCGGCGCCAACGCGGCCACCGGCCCCGGCGGCTTCCAGGACACGCACGCCACCGCCGAAAAGGTGGCCGAGGTGCTCGGCGCCGGGGCCATCGAGGTGGCCGTGTGCTCCACCGGCCTGATCGGCGAGCGGCTGCCGATGGCCGCCGTCCTGTCCGGTGTGGACAGTGCGGTCAAGGCGCTCGACACCGGCCTGGAGGCGGGCCTGAACGCCGCCACCGGCGTGATGACAACCGACAGCAAGCCGAAGCAGGCCTTCGCGAAGCACGCGGACGGCTGGAGCGTCGGCGGCTTCGCCAAGGGCGCCGGCATGCTCGCGCCGAACCTGGCCACGATGCTGTCCGTGATCACCACGGATGCCGTAGTGGACAAGGAAACCCTCGACCGCGCCCTGCGCGCCGCCACGCACGTCACCTTCGACCGGCTCGACGTCGACGGCGGCACGTCCACCAACGACACCGTGCTCGTGCTGGCCTCCGGCGCGAGCGGCGCCCAGCCGGCCGAAGCCGAGCTGACCGAACTGCTCACCACCGTGGCCCGCGACCTGGTACTGCAGCTGCGCGCGGACTCCGAGGGTGCGACGAAGGACGTCGACATCACCGTCCAGGGCGCGGCCTCCGAGGCCGACGCCGAGGTGGTCGCCCGCACCATCGCCGAGGACAACCTCGTCAAGACGGCGCTGTTCGGCTCCGACCCGAACTGGGGCCGGATCGCCATGGCGCTCGGCCGCGCGCCCGCGCGCATCGACCCGGAGACGCTGTCGATCACGATCAACGGCGTCACGCTGTTCGCCGCCGGGACCACCGCCGAGGACCGCTCGGCCGCCGACCTCTCGGGCCGCGCCGTCGTGATCGTCGTCGACCTCGGGGTCGGCGACGCCGCGGCGACCGTCTACACCACGGACCTTTCGCACGGGTACGTCGAAGAGAACAGCGCGTACTCGTCGTGA
- the argB gene encoding acetylglutamate kinase, producing MTGPEALVSADDRLTTAAEKAEVLIEALPWLQRFHGATVVVKYGGNAMIDDRLKAAFAQDMVFLRLAGLHPVVVHGGGPQITAMLTRLGVEGEFKGGLRVTTPETMDIVRMVLVGQVSRELVGLINAHGPYAVGISGEDARLFTAQRKQATVDGEQVDIGLVGEVAAVNPDAVLDIVNAGRIPVVSTVAPDIDGVVHNVNADTAAGALAAALDAEKLVVLTDVEGLYAHWPDRTSLIDRIGVDRLEKLLPGLASGMIPKMEACVRAVRGGVRGAHVIDGRLAHSVLLEVFTSRGIGTMVLPETELP from the coding sequence GTGACCGGCCCCGAGGCGCTGGTCTCCGCGGACGACCGGCTCACGACGGCGGCCGAGAAGGCCGAGGTGCTGATCGAAGCGCTGCCGTGGCTGCAGCGGTTCCACGGCGCCACGGTGGTCGTCAAGTACGGCGGCAACGCCATGATCGACGACCGCCTCAAGGCCGCGTTCGCGCAGGACATGGTGTTCCTGCGGCTGGCGGGCCTGCACCCGGTCGTGGTGCACGGCGGCGGCCCGCAGATCACCGCGATGCTCACCCGGCTCGGCGTCGAGGGCGAGTTCAAGGGCGGCCTGCGCGTGACCACGCCGGAGACGATGGACATCGTCCGGATGGTGCTGGTCGGCCAGGTCAGCCGGGAGCTGGTCGGGCTGATCAACGCGCACGGCCCGTACGCCGTCGGCATCTCCGGCGAGGACGCGCGGCTGTTCACCGCCCAGCGCAAACAGGCCACTGTGGACGGTGAGCAGGTCGACATCGGCCTCGTCGGCGAGGTCGCGGCGGTGAACCCGGACGCGGTGCTCGACATCGTCAACGCCGGGCGCATCCCGGTGGTGTCCACTGTGGCCCCCGACATCGACGGCGTGGTGCACAACGTCAACGCCGACACCGCGGCCGGCGCGCTGGCCGCCGCGCTGGACGCCGAGAAACTCGTGGTGCTCACCGACGTCGAAGGCCTCTACGCCCACTGGCCCGACCGCACCTCGCTGATCGACCGCATCGGCGTCGACCGGCTGGAGAAGCTGTTGCCGGGCCTGGCCAGCGGCATGATCCCGAAGATGGAGGCCTGCGTCCGCGCGGTCCGCGGCGGCGTGCGCGGCGCCCACGTGATCGACGGCAGGCTCGCCCACTCCGTGCTGCTCGAGGTGTTCACCTCCCGCGGCATCGGTACCATGGTCCTTCCCGAAACGGAGCTCCCGTGA
- the tyrS gene encoding tyrosine--tRNA ligase, which produces MSEHILDELSWRGLIAQSTDIDALRRELDQGPLTLYCGFDPTAPSLHAGNLVPLLMLKRFQRAGHRPIVLAGGATGMIGDPRDNGERTLNTLDVVADWAGRIRGQLERFVDFDDSATGAVVENNLNWTGRQNVLEFLRDVGKHFSVNVMLNRETVKRRLEGDGMSYTEFSYLLLQSQDYLQLFRQYGCKLQVGGSDQWGNLVGGADLIRRVEGGVAHALTAPLVTDAEGRKFGKSTGGGNLWLDPEMTSPYAWYQYFVNVGDADVIRYLRMFTFLTQEEIAALAEDTEQRPHLRSAQKRLAEEFTNLVHGEDQTRQVIAASQALFGRGELGELDAKTLDAAMAEVPTGEVAPSGTIVDLLLAAGLVDSKGAARRTVKEGGAYVNNVKIADEEWKPTSADALHGRWLVVRKGKRNVAGVSVGA; this is translated from the coding sequence GTGAGTGAGCACATCCTTGACGAGCTGTCCTGGCGCGGCCTGATCGCGCAGTCCACCGACATCGACGCCCTGCGGCGCGAACTCGACCAAGGTCCCCTCACCCTGTATTGCGGCTTCGACCCGACCGCGCCCAGCCTGCACGCCGGCAACCTCGTCCCGCTGCTCATGCTCAAGCGCTTCCAGCGGGCCGGGCACCGGCCGATCGTGCTGGCCGGCGGCGCCACCGGGATGATCGGCGACCCGCGGGACAACGGCGAGCGCACGCTGAACACGCTCGACGTGGTGGCCGACTGGGCCGGCCGGATCCGCGGCCAGCTGGAGCGGTTCGTGGACTTCGACGACTCGGCGACCGGCGCGGTCGTGGAGAACAACCTCAACTGGACCGGCCGGCAGAACGTGCTGGAGTTCCTGCGCGACGTCGGCAAGCACTTCTCGGTGAACGTGATGCTCAACCGGGAGACGGTGAAGCGCCGCCTCGAAGGCGACGGGATGTCCTACACCGAGTTCAGCTACCTGCTGCTGCAGTCGCAGGACTACCTGCAGCTGTTCCGGCAGTACGGCTGCAAGCTGCAGGTCGGCGGCTCGGACCAGTGGGGCAACCTGGTCGGCGGCGCGGACCTGATCCGGCGGGTCGAGGGCGGCGTCGCGCACGCGCTGACGGCGCCGCTGGTCACCGACGCCGAGGGCCGGAAGTTCGGCAAGTCCACCGGCGGCGGGAACCTGTGGCTCGACCCGGAGATGACCTCGCCCTACGCCTGGTACCAGTACTTCGTGAACGTGGGGGACGCCGACGTCATCCGCTACCTGCGGATGTTCACGTTCCTCACGCAGGAGGAGATCGCGGCGCTGGCCGAGGACACCGAGCAGCGGCCGCACCTGCGCTCGGCGCAGAAGCGGCTGGCGGAGGAGTTCACCAACCTGGTGCACGGCGAGGACCAGACCCGGCAGGTCATCGCGGCCAGCCAGGCGCTGTTCGGACGCGGTGAGCTGGGCGAACTCGACGCGAAGACGCTCGACGCGGCCATGGCCGAGGTGCCGACGGGCGAGGTCGCGCCGTCGGGCACGATCGTCGACCTCCTGCTGGCCGCGGGCCTGGTCGACAGCAAGGGCGCCGCGCGTCGCACGGTCAAGGAGGGCGGCGCGTACGTGAACAACGTGAAGATCGCCGACGAGGAGTGGAAGCCGACGTCGGCGGACGCCCTCCACGGCCGCTGGCTCGTGGTGCGGAAGGGCAAGCGCAACGTCGCCGGCGTGAGCGTCGGGGCCTGA
- a CDS encoding SRPBCC family protein — MSRRALYVETVIRTDLDTLWAHTQDPALHQRWDLRFGEIAATGPGRFAYRTRVLGLAIGGTGTHAGERRRPDGTRTSALKFGSGDPRSLIRSGAGYWRYTPDPGGVRFVTGFDYETRWGPAGRLADRVFRPAFGWATAWSFDRLRIWLETGTPPERQAWLAPSAARCRRAPARRRDGVAPSLLTTLERP; from the coding sequence ATGAGCCGAAGAGCGCTCTACGTGGAGACGGTGATCCGCACCGACCTCGACACCCTGTGGGCCCACACCCAGGACCCCGCGCTGCACCAGCGCTGGGACCTGCGGTTCGGCGAGATCGCGGCGACCGGGCCGGGCCGCTTCGCCTACCGCACGCGGGTCCTCGGCCTGGCCATCGGCGGAACGGGGACACACGCCGGCGAACGGCGGCGCCCGGACGGCACCCGCACGTCCGCGCTGAAGTTCGGCTCCGGCGACCCGCGCTCGCTGATCCGGTCGGGCGCCGGTTACTGGCGCTACACCCCGGACCCCGGCGGCGTCCGGTTCGTCACCGGCTTCGACTACGAGACCCGCTGGGGCCCGGCCGGGCGGCTGGCGGACCGGGTGTTCCGGCCGGCGTTCGGCTGGGCCACGGCCTGGTCGTTCGACCGGCTGCGGATCTGGCTCGAGACCGGCACCCCGCCCGAACGGCAGGCGTGGCTCGCCCCTTCGGCCGCCCGCTGCCGCCGCGCTCCCGCCCGGCGCCGCGACGGCGTCGCCCCGTCCCTGCTGACCACCCTGGAGCGACCATGA
- a CDS encoding acetylornithine transaminase has protein sequence MTSLTSNVDGRQHWQSAVMDNYGTPGLTLVRGEGAKVWDADGGEYVDLVGGIAVNALGHAHPDVVRAVSEQIATLGHTSNLYVNPVAVELAEALLDVAGLTGQGKVLFVNSGAEANEAALKISRLTGRAKVVAAEGAFHGRTMGALTLTGQPAKRDPFAPLLPGVTHVPFGDVEALRAAVDTDTAAVFLEPVLGEAGVVPAPDGYLQAAREITKATGTLLVLDEVQTGIGRLGTWFAFQQVGIVPDVITLAKGLGGGLPLGAVIGVGPAGDLLKPGQHGTTFGGNPVCCAAGLAVLRAIARDGLLDHVSALGKDIAAGVEALGHPLVGGVRGAGLLLGITLRKPVSAAVAKAMQDAGYLVNPVAPDTVRLAPPLVLDEKQAHGFLSALPGALDSATTKTTTTKETD, from the coding sequence GTGACCTCTCTGACGTCCAATGTGGACGGCCGGCAGCACTGGCAGTCGGCCGTGATGGACAACTACGGCACCCCCGGCCTCACGCTGGTCCGCGGCGAGGGCGCGAAGGTGTGGGACGCCGACGGCGGCGAGTACGTCGACCTCGTCGGCGGCATCGCCGTCAACGCGCTCGGCCACGCGCACCCCGACGTGGTCCGCGCCGTCAGCGAGCAGATCGCGACGCTGGGCCATACCTCGAACCTGTACGTGAACCCGGTCGCGGTCGAGCTCGCCGAGGCGCTGCTGGACGTCGCGGGGCTGACCGGGCAGGGCAAGGTGCTGTTCGTCAACTCCGGCGCCGAGGCCAACGAGGCCGCGCTGAAGATCAGCCGGCTCACCGGTCGCGCCAAGGTCGTCGCCGCCGAGGGCGCGTTCCACGGCCGCACGATGGGCGCGCTGACGCTCACCGGCCAGCCGGCCAAGCGCGACCCGTTCGCGCCGCTGCTGCCGGGCGTCACGCACGTGCCGTTCGGCGACGTCGAGGCGTTGCGCGCGGCTGTCGACACCGACACCGCGGCCGTTTTCCTGGAGCCGGTGCTCGGCGAGGCCGGCGTGGTCCCCGCGCCGGACGGCTACCTGCAGGCCGCGCGGGAGATCACCAAGGCCACTGGCACGCTGCTCGTGCTCGACGAGGTGCAGACCGGCATCGGCAGGCTCGGCACCTGGTTCGCCTTCCAGCAGGTCGGGATCGTGCCCGACGTGATCACGCTGGCGAAGGGCCTCGGCGGCGGGCTGCCGCTCGGCGCCGTGATCGGCGTCGGCCCGGCGGGCGACCTGCTCAAGCCGGGCCAGCACGGCACCACGTTCGGCGGGAACCCGGTGTGCTGCGCGGCCGGTCTCGCGGTGCTGCGCGCCATCGCCCGTGACGGCCTGCTCGACCACGTTTCCGCACTGGGCAAGGACATCGCGGCCGGAGTCGAGGCGCTGGGCCACCCGCTCGTCGGCGGTGTCCGCGGCGCCGGCCTGCTGCTCGGCATCACGCTCCGGAAGCCCGTGTCCGCCGCCGTGGCCAAGGCCATGCAGGACGCGGGATACCTGGTCAACCCGGTCGCGCCGGACACCGTCCGGCTCGCGCCGCCGCTCGTGCTCGACGAAAAGCAGGCCCACGGCTTCCTCTCCGCGCTCCCCGGCGCGCTTGACAGCGCCACCACGAAGACCACCACCACGAAGGAAACCGACTGA
- the argH gene encoding argininosuccinate lyase produces the protein MSGKDQPVQLWGGRFASGPAEAMAALSASTHFDWRLAPYDIAGSRAHARVLRKAGLLTDAELAGMLEALDALARDVESGAFTPTVADEDVHTALERGLLERAGTELGGKLRAGRSRNDQVATLFRMWLRDAARRVVAGTLDVVDALVSQAQRHPDVILPGRTHLQHAQPVLLAHHLLAHGQALLRDVSRLRDWDVRTAESPYGSGALAGSSLGLDPEAVATELGFDTSVENSIDGTASRDFVAEFAFSVAMLAVNLSRVAEEVIIWNTAEFGYVTLDDAWATGSSIMPQKKNPDVAELTRGKAGRLIGNLTGLLATLKAQPLAYNRDLQEDKEPVFDSVEQLELLFPAIAGMLATLTFHTGRLAELAPAGFTLATDIAEWLVRQGVPFRVAHEAAGESVRVAEGRGVGLDELTDEEFAAINPALTPAVREVLTVEGSVRSRNARGGTAPERVAEQRERLVERAATHRQWLK, from the coding sequence GTGAGCGGGAAAGACCAGCCGGTGCAGTTGTGGGGCGGGCGGTTCGCCAGCGGCCCGGCGGAGGCGATGGCGGCGCTGAGCGCGTCGACGCACTTCGACTGGCGACTGGCGCCGTACGACATCGCCGGCTCACGGGCCCACGCGCGGGTGCTGCGCAAGGCCGGGCTGCTCACCGACGCCGAGCTGGCGGGCATGCTCGAGGCGCTGGACGCGCTGGCCCGCGACGTCGAGTCGGGGGCGTTCACCCCGACCGTCGCCGACGAGGACGTGCACACCGCCTTGGAGCGAGGCCTGCTGGAGCGGGCCGGCACCGAGCTGGGCGGCAAGCTGCGCGCCGGCCGCTCGCGCAACGACCAGGTGGCCACGCTGTTCCGGATGTGGCTGCGTGACGCGGCCCGCCGGGTCGTCGCGGGCACGCTCGACGTCGTCGACGCGCTCGTCTCGCAGGCCCAGCGGCACCCGGACGTGATCCTGCCCGGCCGCACCCACCTTCAGCACGCGCAGCCCGTGCTGCTCGCGCACCACCTGCTGGCTCACGGCCAGGCGCTGCTGCGCGACGTCTCGCGGCTGCGTGACTGGGACGTCCGCACGGCGGAGTCGCCCTACGGCTCGGGTGCGCTGGCCGGGTCGTCGCTCGGGCTCGACCCGGAGGCCGTCGCGACGGAGCTGGGCTTCGACACGAGCGTGGAAAACTCCATCGACGGCACCGCCTCGCGGGACTTCGTCGCCGAGTTCGCGTTCTCCGTCGCGATGCTGGCGGTGAACCTGTCCCGGGTCGCCGAAGAGGTGATCATCTGGAACACCGCCGAGTTCGGCTACGTCACGCTCGACGACGCGTGGGCCACGGGCAGCTCGATCATGCCGCAGAAGAAGAACCCGGACGTCGCGGAGCTGACGCGCGGCAAGGCGGGCCGGCTGATCGGCAACCTCACCGGCTTGCTGGCGACGCTCAAGGCGCAGCCGCTGGCCTACAACCGCGATCTGCAGGAGGACAAGGAGCCGGTCTTCGACTCCGTCGAGCAGCTGGAGCTGCTGTTCCCGGCGATCGCGGGCATGCTCGCCACGCTGACCTTCCACACCGGCCGGCTCGCCGAGCTGGCCCCGGCGGGGTTCACGCTCGCCACCGACATCGCGGAATGGCTGGTACGCCAAGGGGTTCCGTTCCGCGTCGCGCACGAGGCGGCGGGGGAGAGCGTCCGGGTCGCCGAGGGCCGCGGCGTCGGCCTCGACGAGCTGACGGACGAGGAGTTCGCGGCCATCAACCCGGCGCTCACGCCGGCCGTGCGCGAGGTGCTGACCGTCGAGGGCTCGGTGCGCTCGCGCAACGCCCGCGGCGGCACCGCGCCCGAGCGGGTCGCCGAACAGCGCGAACGGCTCGTGGAGCGGGCGGCGACCCATCGGCAGTGGCTTAAGTAA
- a CDS encoding arginine repressor gives MTSSRVGRQARITELVSTMAIRSQTELAKLLAAEGIEVTQATLSRDLDELGAVKLRGADSGAPVYVIPEDGSPVRGVQGGTARLAKLLAELLVSADSSGNLTVLRTPPGAAQFLASAIDRAALEEVVGSIAGDDTVAVIAREPLTGKDLAERFAALAQRSSALNAE, from the coding sequence ATGACCAGTAGCCGGGTCGGGCGCCAGGCGCGGATCACCGAGCTGGTGTCCACGATGGCCATCCGCAGCCAGACCGAGCTGGCGAAACTGCTGGCGGCCGAGGGCATCGAGGTCACGCAGGCGACGCTGTCGCGGGACCTGGACGAGCTCGGCGCGGTCAAGCTGCGCGGCGCCGACTCGGGTGCCCCGGTTTACGTCATCCCGGAGGACGGCAGCCCGGTGCGCGGGGTGCAGGGCGGCACGGCGAGGCTGGCGAAACTGCTGGCCGAGCTGCTCGTCTCGGCGGATTCCTCGGGCAACCTCACGGTGCTGCGCACGCCCCCGGGCGCGGCGCAGTTCCTGGCCAGCGCCATCGACCGGGCGGCGCTGGAGGAGGTCGTCGGCTCGATCGCCGGTGACGACACGGTCGCGGTGATCGCGCGGGAGCCGTTGACGGGGAAGGATCTGGCCGAACGCTTCGCCGCACTCGCGCAGCGCTCGTCCGCACTGAACGCGGAGTGA